The Alkalibacter rhizosphaerae genomic sequence CATGAAAATGCCTGGTTTGCCAAAAGTTCCTTCTGCAGAGAAAATCGATGTAGATGCTGACGGCGTGATTGCAGGATTGTTCTAAATCCAAAGACTGTAGAAAAAGCAAAAGATAAATAAATGGCTTACACCAATCGTATACGCCTTAGTGTACTTCCTATGGTGTAAGCCTTTTTAAATGGTAAGGAGAGTGATCCCGTGAAAATGGTAGAAGGTTCTTGTACAGATTTTGCAGTGCGTCTCGCATCCAAGGATGCCGTACCAGGTGGCGGCGGTGCCGCAGCATTGGTAGGAGCCATTGGTACTGCATTGGCCAGCATGGTTGTGAATTTGACGTTGGGCAAGAAAAAGTATGCGGAGTATGAGGAAATCAACAAGGAGATCATGGCCAAAGCACAAAAACTGCAGGACGACTTGTTGGCGATGGTAGATCTGGATGCAGAAAATTTCCTGCCACTGTCTAAAGCCTACGGCTTGCCAAAAGAGACAGAAGAGCAGCAGAAAATCAAGGAAGAAACCTTGGAAAAATGCTTGATTCAAGCATGTCAAGTTCCCGTAGATATCGTAAAAAAATCTTACGAAGCCATTTTGCTGCACCAGGAATTGGTGGATAAAGGATCGAAACTGGCAATTAGTGATGTGGGCGTTGGAGTTCAATGTCTGCGTGCAGCACTGATCAGTGGTTGGATCAACGTGGTCATCAACATCAACATGATCAAAAGTGAAGACTACGTCAAACAAATCAATGAAGAAGTAAAACCTTTGGTCGGGAAAGGAACAGCCATCGCCGACGAAGTATATGCACAAGTGGAAGCGATGCTTTCTAAATAAATTATAGAAACGAAAAATAGGAGGATTAGAATGGGACAATTATTAGACGGTAAACTGGTAGCAGCAAGCTTGAAAGAGGAAACATTACAGCAAGCGAACGAATTAAGAGAAAAAGGCATTGTGCCAAAACTGACCATTGTACGTGTTGGTGCGCAACCTAGTGACTTAGCGTATGAACGTGGAGCATTGAAGAGAATGGCAGCATGCAATATCGACGTGGAAGTAAAAGAATTGGATGCAGAGATCACTCAAGAAGATTTCGTAAAAGAATTGAAAGCAGTAAATGAAGATCCCGCGACCCACGGTATTCTGATCTTCAGACCCTTACCGAAACAATTAGATGAGAATGCCATTCAATATGTCATCGCACCGGAGAAAGATGTTGACTGCTTCAGCCCCATCAACGTGGCAAAGATGAATGTTGGAGACAAAACCGGTTTGACACCTTGTACTCCCACGGCAGTAATGGAAATCCTTCGGCA encodes the following:
- a CDS encoding cyclodeaminase/cyclohydrolase family protein: MVEGSCTDFAVRLASKDAVPGGGGAAALVGAIGTALASMVVNLTLGKKKYAEYEEINKEIMAKAQKLQDDLLAMVDLDAENFLPLSKAYGLPKETEEQQKIKEETLEKCLIQACQVPVDIVKKSYEAILLHQELVDKGSKLAISDVGVGVQCLRAALISGWINVVININMIKSEDYVKQINEEVKPLVGKGTAIADEVYAQVEAMLSK
- a CDS encoding bifunctional 5,10-methylenetetrahydrofolate dehydrogenase/5,10-methenyltetrahydrofolate cyclohydrolase: MGQLLDGKLVAASLKEETLQQANELREKGIVPKLTIVRVGAQPSDLAYERGALKRMAACNIDVEVKELDAEITQEDFVKELKAVNEDPATHGILIFRPLPKQLDENAIQYVIAPEKDVDCFSPINVAKMNVGDKTGLTPCTPTAVMEILRHYEINPTGKDCVVIGASNVVGRPVFELLLNEMATVTICHIETKDSSKWARQAEILVVGVGVPRLVKENWVSEGTIVVDVGINVDKEGKMCGDVDFDNIVDKASMITPVPGGVGSVTTSVLAKHVVKACKQQNGL